The nucleotide window ACTGTCCCTTATTTTGTGTAACTACTCAAGTGGAAGAAATCCTCATTTAGACAGTCTCTGGGTCAAACTCCAAAGAAACATACTAGGTTATAAAGGaggataattaaaaaatttaattgtgCACAAACTTATCACATGACCCCGACCAAAATACTGAGAAAGCAGAATGGGGCTGTAATGAGTTCCATTCCCAAAGTTATGCAGACATcaacagaaacaacagttttatgCTTCTGGAGAGCAtcaagtcatcattttcctcacagcatccttgagctcctggttcctcaggctgtagatgagggggttcagtgtgggaggcaccaccgagtacagaactgacaccaccaaatccagagatggagaggacatggagggagacTTCAGGTGGGCAAACGCAtcagtgctgacaaacagggagaccacggccaggtgagggagacacgtggaaaaggctttgtgccgtccctgctcagaggggatcctcagcacagccctgaagatctgcacataggagaaaactatgaacaTGAAACAACCAAACAGTAAACAGGCACTAACCAGAAGGagcccaatttccctgaggtaggagtgtgagcaggagagcttgaggatctgtgggatttcacagaagaactggtccagggcattgccctggcacaggggcagggaaaatgtattgactgtgtgcagcagagcattgagaaagccactggcccaggcagctgctgccatgtgggcacaagctctgctgcccaggagggtcccgtagtgcaggggtttgcagatggcaacgtagcggtcgtagcacatgatggtgaggagggaaaactctgctgacatgaagaagacaaagaaaaagagctgtgcagcacatcccatgaaggagatggttgtggtgtcccagagggagttgtacatggctttggggacagtggtgcagatgcagcccaggtctgtgagggacaggttgagcaggaagaagtgcatgggggtgtgcaggtggtggtcgcaggctacggcgctgatgatgaggccgttgcccaggagggcagccagggagatgcccaggaagagccacaagtgcaggagctgcagctgccgcgtgtctgccaatggcaggaggaggaactggctgatggagctgctgttgggcatttgctgcttctggaggtgGGGCACTGGCGaaggaggaaataacagtgacaaaccagatgagatatttctgagaataatcaCAGCTATGTCCCaatacccctttcccttctgttcaCACTCCCCACTTTTACTTTTTCAGGAAACTGCTTcatatccatggctggagccctACTTGGTGCTCCctacatttcccatgaggagcagcccctctgcccactggctgtgagggtcagccctgctctgctccagtggggtcatggccatggtgggggcagggcccatcctggtgttcagctgtgtgagatgaaactgctcctaaagcaaaagttctcatgggcatctgcactcccagttttgagaagatttcaggattccagaagacagtttcagaggtttggatgttttgtttctgactcccctcatcttctctgtggagttttcctggatgtcAGAACCCCTCAAtatttgtgctgccctgaggaagagcagagcagggcttcctGAACAGGACAATGTCTGTGGcttagtgcagagtgaggggagtTGCTCTGTCCCTGCGCCttgttccagctgccctggacttgggccttcctcagacagagagtgaacacactcccatttttgtctgaaattccactagacactgttgagagcagagagatccatcacagaccactcaaTATCTTAGCCTGGCTCAAGGTCTCAAGGACACTCATGGCTCATCTCAccaactcaacagcatttcctgtgatgggcacagcatctctgcccctctgcactgggaatttcagataacacaattgtgctatgaaggtgatttgcattcttgagagcagctcccagcttggaaggacatGTCAGAGAGgagccaagtgtcctgacaatggggtttgattctgggaaacacacctcattctccaggcacacagaattcactactgacagccccacagctcagaggaaaattggaatgtctcattcccagggacccacctgcctgagggggatcacaggatcagtgattgactctgtagcttgaactcccattcccagtgaacctgac belongs to Pithys albifrons albifrons isolate INPA30051 chromosome 7, PitAlb_v1, whole genome shotgun sequence and includes:
- the LOC139673890 gene encoding olfactory receptor 14J1-like yields the protein MPNSSSISQFLLLPLADTRQLQLLHLWLFLGISLAALLGNGLIISAVACDHHLHTPMHFFLLNLSLTDLGCICTTVPKAMYNSLWDTTTISFMGCAAQLFFFVFFMSAEFSLLTIMCYDRYVAICKPLHYGTLLGSRACAHMAAAAWASGFLNALLHTVNTFSLPLCQGNALDQFFCEIPQILKLSCSHSYLREIGLLLVSACLLFGCFMFIVFSYVQIFRAVLRIPSEQGRHKAFSTCLPHLAVVSLFVSTDAFAHLKSPSMSSPSLDLVVSVLYSVVPPTLNPLIYSLRNQELKDAVRKMMT